The nucleotide window ACATACCTTTAATAATTCTATAAACCTTTCTCAAAGGCTCTCTGACGCCTAACGGAAGCAACATGGCAATTCTTTTTAATCGAGATGGTGAAGCAATATGTAATGCTGAAAGAGTTGCCTCACGGGTAAACTCTTCTTCTATAATTTCACCGCTATAGATCTTAGAAATTTGCAGTTCTTTATATTCACCATCAACGAGTATGTTGTTTATAGCATTATAAAATTGATTGGTTTCTATTTTTAGATCTCTCTGCGACATGAATTCCAGACCAAATCGGGACATTCTTTCGCCCAGTTCATCATTTACCAAAATCTGGATAATTGCTTTTGCAAGGCTTTCTGGTGTTTGTTTAGCTAAAGATACTGCACCATTAGGTAGATCGTAAAAATTATTATCACGCCATAATTCAACTACTGGCAATCCAGAAGCCATCATCTCAAAGGGTATTCGAGATGGATTGGAAGAGCTTAAGCACAAACCAACTTTACATTTATTATAGAGCTCATTGCATTTTTCTAAGTCCAATAACCCCAGATTCTCATGATCAAACCAGACATTATCTTTCTCCTCTGACCCATAAAGATAAATTTTCACATCAGGGTATCGATGTTTGACTATACCTAATGCTTCCAAGCCTAGCCTCGCACATCTGCGGGGCTTATCTGGTTGATAAATAAAACAAATTGAGTTTTCTTTCTTTACTTTTGGCAGCTTACGATAGACGTCCAGATTAGCACCGAATTCAAAATGGTATCCGTTGACGTCAAATTTATTTTTAAGCGTATGCCTTAACCAACGGCCGATAGTTATCGGCGTCAAACCATACTGGTAAGAG belongs to Candidatus Pantoea soli and includes:
- a CDS encoding rhamnosyltransferase WsaF family glycosyltransferase, with product MSNISWFIPSLIKGSGGHRTILQHAHYLESKGHNCHIYLEDEHGIGSASDKISALFNLNFKNVFYGWRNATSCDVAIATIWYSSPFVASLPFSCKKVYFVQDYEAWFNPMGDAYIMAENSYQYGLTPITIGRWLRHTLKNKFDVNGYHFEFGANLDVYRKLPKVKKENSICFIYQPDKPRRCARLGLEALGIVKHRYPDVKIYLYGSEEKDNVWFDHENLGLLDLEKCNELYNKCKVGLCLSSSNPSRIPFEMMASGLPVVELWRDNNFYDLPNGAVSLAKQTPESLAKAIIQILVNDELGERMSRFGLEFMSQRDLKIETNQFYNAINNILVDGEYKELQISKIYSGEIIEEEFTREATLSALHIASPSRLKRIAMLLPLGVREPLRKVYRIIKGM